The following are encoded in a window of Flavobacterium psychrotrophum genomic DNA:
- the fmt gene encoding methionyl-tRNA formyltransferase yields MNTLKIVFMGTPDFAVGILDAIYQRDYNIVGVITAADKPAGRGQKIKYSAVKEYALDKGLNLLQPTNLKDETFLAELKSLGANLQVVVAFRMLPEAVWKMPELGTFNLHASLLPQYRGAAPINWAVINGEQRTGVTTFFIDEKIDTGAMILKAETEIGTDETAGELHDRLMNLGKDTVVKTLALVEAGNVETTIQPQEGDIKTAYKLNKDNCKIDWNRPGIEIYNQIRGLSPYPAAWTFIKDGDQEWNVKVYEAAFTHGSHNRVAGNMIVENKEIKVFTTDGFLVLKSLQFPGKRRMTAVELLNGMNFTTEAIAN; encoded by the coding sequence ATGAACACCCTGAAAATCGTTTTTATGGGTACCCCGGATTTTGCCGTAGGGATACTGGATGCCATTTACCAACGTGATTATAATATTGTGGGGGTAATTACCGCCGCCGACAAACCAGCCGGACGCGGCCAAAAAATAAAATACAGCGCCGTTAAAGAATATGCCTTAGATAAAGGACTGAATCTTTTACAGCCGACTAATCTTAAAGATGAAACTTTTTTGGCAGAATTAAAAAGCCTTGGTGCTAACCTGCAAGTGGTGGTAGCCTTTAGGATGCTGCCGGAAGCGGTTTGGAAAATGCCGGAGCTGGGTACGTTTAACCTGCATGCCTCCCTGCTGCCTCAGTACAGGGGAGCAGCGCCTATTAACTGGGCTGTTATAAATGGTGAACAACGCACTGGGGTAACTACATTTTTTATTGATGAAAAAATTGATACCGGCGCCATGATACTTAAAGCCGAAACAGAAATAGGTACAGACGAAACCGCCGGCGAACTGCACGACCGCCTTATGAACCTGGGTAAAGATACCGTTGTAAAAACACTGGCGCTTGTTGAAGCCGGTAATGTTGAAACCACGATACAACCACAGGAAGGTGATATAAAAACGGCTTATAAGCTTAATAAAGACAATTGTAAAATAGACTGGAACAGGCCCGGAATCGAAATTTACAACCAGATAAGAGGCCTGAGCCCCTACCCTGCCGCATGGACATTTATTAAAGACGGTGACCAGGAATGGAATGTAAAAGTATACGAAGCAGCATTTACACATGGCAGCCATAACAGGGTTGCAGGTAATATGATTGTAGAAAACAAGGAGATAAAAGTGTTTACTACAGATGGATTTCTGGTGTTGAAAAGCCTTCAGTTTCCTGGAAAACGCAGGATGACGGCGGTCGAATTATTAAACGGTATGAATTTTACTACAGAAGCAATTGCTAATTAA
- a CDS encoding HU family DNA-binding protein, giving the protein MNKSELIDAIAADAGISKGAAKKALESFVSNVSESLKGGGRVSLVGFGSFSVSERAAREGRNPQTGKSISIAAKNVVKFKPGAELDGHVNS; this is encoded by the coding sequence ATGAACAAATCAGAATTAATCGACGCGATTGCAGCAGACGCAGGAATATCTAAAGGTGCAGCTAAAAAAGCTCTTGAATCATTTGTATCTAACGTGAGCGAATCACTTAAAGGTGGCGGAAGAGTATCATTAGTAGGCTTTGGCTCATTCTCAGTTTCTGAAAGAGCTGCAAGAGAGGGAAGAAATCCACAAACCGGAAAATCTATCAGCATTGCTGCTAAGAACGTGGTTAAATTTAAGCCGGGAGCTGAGCTTGACGGACATGTAAATAGCTAA
- a CDS encoding YqgE/AlgH family protein, which produces MISLKPQKGFLLVAEPSTIGDLSFNRSVVLLADHNPEGSIGFILNKPLGYTISDLVPEVSASFKIYNGGPVEQDNLYFIHNVPELIPDSIEISNGIYWGGDFEYAKQLINRGLIKKTNIRFFLGYSGWNANQLEEELEDSSWIVSQNSYDNKIIGKSSTSFWKEKIMELGGDYLIWSNAPENPSLN; this is translated from the coding sequence ATGATTTCATTAAAACCCCAGAAAGGCTTTCTGCTGGTGGCAGAACCTTCAACAATTGGAGATCTATCTTTTAACAGGTCCGTTGTGTTGCTTGCAGACCATAATCCCGAGGGCTCAATAGGCTTTATACTTAATAAGCCATTGGGCTATACCATTAGCGATCTGGTACCGGAGGTAAGCGCAAGCTTTAAAATATACAATGGTGGGCCGGTTGAGCAGGATAATCTCTATTTTATTCATAACGTTCCTGAACTGATACCGGATAGTATTGAAATATCTAACGGTATTTACTGGGGAGGCGATTTTGAGTATGCTAAACAGCTTATAAACCGCGGGCTTATAAAGAAAACCAATATACGTTTCTTTTTAGGCTACAGCGGTTGGAACGCTAATCAACTGGAAGAAGAACTGGAAGACAGCTCGTGGATTGTATCGCAAAATAGCTATGATAATAAAATCATAGGAAAATCCAGCACTTCCTTCTGGAAAGAAAAGATAATGGAACTTGGTGGCGACTACCTGATATGGAGTAATGCCCCTGAGAATCCTTCTTTAAATTAA
- a CDS encoding aminotransferase class IV, whose product MINYNGSLVQQSALAIEENRAFLYGDGIFDTVRVLGGKVLFIEDHYFRLMASLRIVRMDIPMHFTLEYMESQVLELVATLPQALSYRARITFFRQPGGRYLPTAKNTDFVITAEPLADALYKVSDAPYEVELYKDFYVSKQLLSTIKSTNRLINVTASIFAHENSYDNCLLVNDDKNVIEGLQSNIFMLSGGKLTTPPIADGCLNGVMRKQVLELTKKVEGIEVSEASISPFDLQKADELFLTNVITGIQPITKYRKKEFTTSLSQELVKRLNAKVRLG is encoded by the coding sequence ATGATTAATTACAATGGCAGCCTGGTGCAGCAATCGGCACTGGCTATTGAAGAGAACAGGGCTTTCTTATATGGCGACGGCATTTTTGATACCGTAAGGGTACTGGGCGGTAAGGTGCTTTTTATTGAAGACCACTACTTCAGGCTTATGGCTTCGCTTCGTATAGTACGTATGGATATCCCTATGCATTTTACGCTGGAGTATATGGAAAGCCAGGTGCTTGAACTTGTAGCTACGCTGCCGCAGGCATTGTCTTACAGGGCACGTATTACGTTTTTCAGGCAGCCGGGCGGACGTTATTTGCCCACGGCGAAAAATACCGATTTTGTAATTACAGCAGAGCCACTTGCTGATGCCTTATATAAAGTAAGTGATGCCCCTTATGAGGTAGAACTTTATAAAGACTTTTATGTAAGCAAGCAATTACTATCTACCATTAAGAGTACCAACCGCCTTATAAACGTTACTGCGAGCATTTTTGCGCATGAAAATAGTTATGACAACTGCTTGCTTGTAAACGATGATAAAAATGTAATAGAAGGCCTGCAATCTAATATTTTTATGCTGAGTGGCGGTAAGCTTACAACACCTCCCATTGCAGACGGATGCCTTAACGGTGTAATGCGTAAACAGGTTCTTGAACTGACAAAAAAAGTTGAAGGCATTGAGGTTTCTGAAGCTTCTATATCTCCGTTTGACCTGCAAAAAGCAGACGAACTTTTTCTTACCAATGTAATTACCGGTATACAGCCCATTACAAAATACCGTAAAAAAGAGTTTACCACCTCATTGTCTCAAGAACTGGTAAAGAGGCTTAACGCCAAAGTAAGGCTGGGGTAA
- a CDS encoding START-like domain-containing protein has product MDEKIKYELEFPITSSPQLLYQYISTPSGLSEWFADNVNSRGEYFTFIWDDTEEKARLSSKKTGEKVKFRWIDDENKDGDYYFELRILVDEITKDVSLLVVDFAEQEDVQESKQLWENQISDLKHVLGSV; this is encoded by the coding sequence ATGGACGAAAAAATAAAATACGAGCTGGAATTTCCTATAACGTCATCTCCGCAGCTTTTGTATCAGTACATATCTACGCCGTCAGGGCTGTCTGAGTGGTTTGCTGATAACGTTAACTCACGTGGAGAATACTTTACTTTTATATGGGATGATACAGAGGAAAAGGCGCGTCTTTCGTCTAAAAAAACCGGAGAGAAAGTAAAATTCAGGTGGATTGATGATGAAAACAAGGATGGTGATTACTATTTTGAGTTACGCATACTTGTAGATGAGATTACTAAAGATGTGTCGTTACTGGTTGTTGACTTTGCAGAACAGGAAGATGTTCAGGAGTCTAAGCAGCTTTGGGAAAACCAGATATCAGACCTTAAGCACGTTTTAGGCTCTGTATAG
- a CDS encoding S41 family peptidase has translation MKKYIFLALLSFSISSVIAQNPVSYPKDTAISKPELNFEVLWHTFEDNYAFFKLRNIDWHATYKKYRPLINANTSDDSLYTFFSQMLAPFNDNHINVIVPGIKQFKSVKPSQFVKEFPTDSLRNKFWQMVNSSLLQKHFTALQYSGPEFNHVPLFAYSTSNGIGYLRFNRCFVDQDSDNVPDAVVAGKLLDTLFASFKDVKSIIVDVRDNIGGNDEFAYEVAGRFTASKVIGMHKKTRIRKGGYEDFGQLETWYTEPKGVFQFTKPVVVLTNDKTVSAGDLYASIMRELPNVKIVGSNTRGIYSNMYGFTLPNGWLISLSNERYYDNKMTCYEGIGAPVDIHVLNTQNDLLNMNDPVLDMAIKELLKP, from the coding sequence ATGAAAAAATATATTTTCCTTGCATTGCTATCATTTTCTATAAGTTCTGTTATTGCTCAAAATCCGGTATCCTATCCAAAGGACACTGCTATTTCAAAACCAGAATTAAATTTTGAAGTGTTATGGCATACTTTCGAAGACAACTATGCCTTCTTTAAGTTAAGGAATATTGACTGGCATGCCACCTATAAAAAATATAGACCACTGATAAACGCAAATACTTCTGATGATTCTTTATATACGTTTTTTTCTCAGATGCTGGCCCCTTTTAATGACAATCATATCAATGTTATCGTTCCGGGAATAAAGCAATTTAAATCTGTAAAACCTTCACAGTTCGTAAAAGAGTTTCCAACTGATAGTTTACGCAATAAGTTTTGGCAAATGGTAAATTCTTCATTATTGCAAAAACATTTTACAGCGCTGCAATACTCAGGTCCTGAATTTAATCATGTACCTCTGTTTGCTTATTCGACTTCAAATGGTATTGGATACCTGCGTTTCAACAGATGCTTCGTTGATCAAGATTCCGATAATGTGCCTGATGCAGTAGTTGCAGGTAAACTATTGGATACGCTGTTTGCAAGCTTTAAAGATGTGAAATCAATTATCGTAGATGTAAGAGATAATATTGGAGGCAATGATGAATTTGCTTATGAAGTTGCTGGCAGATTTACAGCTAGTAAAGTAATTGGGATGCATAAAAAAACAAGAATAAGAAAAGGAGGATATGAAGATTTTGGGCAACTTGAAACATGGTACACTGAGCCTAAAGGTGTTTTTCAATTTACAAAACCTGTAGTAGTATTAACAAATGACAAAACAGTAAGTGCAGGAGATTTATATGCCTCTATAATGAGAGAACTACCAAATGTAAAAATTGTTGGTTCAAACACACGCGGCATTTACTCAAATATGTACGGCTTTACACTTCCTAATGGGTGGCTTATTTCACTCTCTAATGAGCGATACTACGATAACAAAATGACTTGTTATGAAGGAATTGGTGCGCCTGTTGACATTCATGTTCTAAATACTCAAAATGATTTACTAAATATGAATGACCCTGTATTAGACATGGCTATCAAAGAATTATTAAAGCCGTGA
- a CDS encoding DUF4252 domain-containing protein encodes MIRLLYIIAASAILLLTSCESKPSVQKYFIEKSEAKDFIALDVAPTFIKTDSLDLSDDQKKALKSLEHINVLVFKANDSNGKTYEKEDAEVKKLLKDDTYDELVKFNHDGMGASINTKGDGEHIEEFVVYMHEPSNGFGLIRVTGDDMTPTNVLTIAQLLQKAPIDSKQLKPLQELFKNRK; translated from the coding sequence ATGATACGTTTGCTATACATAATCGCCGCTTCTGCTATACTATTACTTACTTCATGCGAAAGTAAGCCCTCTGTACAGAAGTATTTTATAGAAAAAAGTGAGGCTAAAGATTTTATAGCCTTAGATGTTGCACCCACTTTTATAAAAACAGATAGCCTTGACCTTTCTGATGATCAAAAAAAGGCCTTGAAATCGCTTGAGCATATAAATGTGCTGGTTTTTAAAGCTAATGACTCTAATGGCAAGACCTATGAAAAGGAAGATGCTGAAGTGAAAAAGCTGTTGAAAGATGATACTTATGATGAGCTTGTAAAGTTTAATCATGATGGTATGGGTGCTTCTATAAATACTAAAGGAGACGGTGAGCATATAGAAGAGTTTGTAGTGTATATGCACGAGCCATCAAATGGTTTTGGGCTTATTAGGGTTACCGGAGACGATATGACCCCAACTAATGTGCTTACTATTGCACAGCTGCTACAAAAGGCACCTATAGACAGCAAACAGCTAAAGCCGTTACAGGAACTTTTTAAAAACAGAAAATAA
- a CDS encoding DUF4252 domain-containing protein: MKKVFIAFLFVFLPAMLFAQSPFTKFEDRTGITSVIVNKKMFELMSQIKTDPKDKDAAQYKNLVSKLESLRVFTTDNSKYTGEMRSTVDGYLKSNPLDELMRINDSGRNIKIYVKQGATSSQVKELLMFIDGGKDETVLMSLTGNFDLSDISMLTDKMSLPGGNELKKASKKK; encoded by the coding sequence ATGAAAAAAGTATTTATAGCCTTTCTGTTTGTCTTTTTACCTGCCATGCTTTTTGCGCAGTCGCCTTTTACAAAGTTTGAAGACAGGACGGGCATTACATCTGTTATTGTAAATAAAAAGATGTTTGAGCTTATGAGCCAGATAAAGACAGATCCTAAGGATAAAGATGCCGCGCAGTATAAAAACCTGGTGTCAAAACTGGAAAGCCTCAGGGTATTTACTACAGATAATAGTAAGTATACCGGAGAGATGCGCAGCACTGTAGACGGTTACCTTAAGTCTAACCCGCTGGATGAACTTATGCGCATAAACGACAGTGGCAGGAACATAAAGATATATGTTAAACAGGGTGCTACAAGCTCTCAGGTTAAAGAACTGCTGATGTTTATAGACGGTGGTAAGGATGAAACTGTACTGATGTCTCTTACCGGAAATTTCGACCTTAGCGATATATCAATGCTTACTGATAAAATGAGCCTTCCGGGCGGTAATGAGCTTAAAAAAGCTTCTAAAAAGAAATAA
- a CDS encoding DUF4252 domain-containing protein has product MKKFIITSILAVAPFIGFAQTTAFDKFKDVDGITSVTLNKELFEMAGNIEVSGNEKTDKCLSMVKNLDGLKVFTTSEKKHMKNIRNAVSSYLKSNTLDELMSISDKGSKVKIYVKEGASKSEVREALVFVEDDKDKQVVLLSFTGNINLNDLKKLK; this is encoded by the coding sequence ATGAAAAAGTTTATCATCACATCAATTTTAGCCGTTGCACCATTTATAGGATTTGCGCAAACTACCGCTTTTGACAAGTTTAAAGACGTAGACGGCATTACATCGGTAACGCTTAACAAAGAGTTGTTTGAAATGGCCGGCAACATAGAGGTTTCCGGTAACGAAAAGACAGATAAGTGCCTAAGCATGGTTAAAAATCTTGACGGCCTTAAAGTGTTTACGACTTCAGAAAAAAAGCACATGAAAAACATAAGGAACGCAGTATCTTCGTACCTTAAAAGTAATACCCTTGATGAGCTGATGAGCATTAGCGACAAAGGTTCTAAAGTAAAGATTTATGTAAAAGAGGGTGCAAGCAAATCTGAAGTAAGAGAAGCGCTTGTTTTTGTAGAAGACGATAAGGATAAACAGGTAGTATTGCTTAGTTTTACCGGTAATATTAACCTTAACGACCTTAAGAAGCTGAAGTAA
- a CDS encoding RNA polymerase sigma factor codes for MNQAEFIKTISPFKDKVFRLARRLLVSTEEAEDATQEVLVKLWNNREKLSGYSSVEALAMTMAKNYCLDRLKSKQASEMRIVHSNYTDRQAGLQQQAEDRDSWEWAEKIMAGLPEQQRLIVQLRDIEQYEFEEIAKIMDMNETAVRVALSRARKTLREELTKKHSYGIKNS; via the coding sequence ATGAACCAGGCGGAGTTTATAAAAACCATCTCCCCGTTTAAGGATAAAGTTTTCCGGCTGGCCAGGCGCTTGCTGGTAAGCACCGAAGAAGCGGAAGATGCCACCCAGGAGGTGCTGGTAAAGTTATGGAATAACCGGGAGAAGCTTAGTGGCTACTCCAGCGTAGAGGCTCTGGCCATGACGATGGCTAAGAACTATTGCCTGGACCGGCTTAAGAGCAAGCAGGCATCAGAAATGCGGATTGTGCACTCCAATTATACTGATCGCCAGGCGGGCTTACAGCAACAGGCAGAAGACCGCGACAGTTGGGAATGGGCAGAAAAGATTATGGCAGGCCTGCCAGAGCAGCAACGCCTTATTGTACAGCTTCGCGATATAGAGCAATACGAGTTTGAGGAGATTGCAAAGATTATGGATATGAATGAAACCGCAGTGCGGGTGGCCTTATCAAGAGCACGTAAGACACTGAGGGAAGAATTGACAAAAAAACACAGCTATGGAATTAAAAACAGTTGA
- a CDS encoding S41 family peptidase codes for MKKICIILFSLVAGAVALQSCEDMDDNAVPVNDFIWKGLNLYYLWQEDIPNLADDRFSNQGQLNNFLQAYDSPETLFESLLYREDAGGRKVDRWSVLFSDFRTLENLLQGTSKSNGMEYGLSYTDASQIGVFGYVRYILPDTDAAGKDIHRGDIFYAINGTTLNRSNYQELLSQGTYTLNLADDINGTITPNGRTVSLTKSEYSENPVYIHNTYTSGSHKIGYLMYNGFYSNYDAELNNAFGQFASEGVTDLVLDLRYNGGGSVRTATYLASMITGQFNGQLFAREQWNAKLQAYLESNNANSLDNLFTDKLTNNTTINSLNLNKVYILTSGTTASASELVINCLQPYIDVVVIGDTTTGKNVGSVTLYDSPTFSSKDRNGSHRYAMQPIVLKTVNKSGFGEYSDGIAPQVILKEKLTTLGILGNPAEPLYAAAIAKITQLGKPFLQDNETGLKTFKDSKSIRPFGNEMYKEEMPNGSLYLLKNLQ; via the coding sequence ATGAAAAAGATCTGTATAATACTGTTCTCGCTGGTTGCCGGAGCTGTAGCCCTGCAATCGTGTGAAGACATGGATGATAATGCCGTACCTGTAAATGATTTTATATGGAAAGGCCTGAACCTGTATTACCTGTGGCAGGAAGACATACCTAACCTTGCAGATGACCGCTTTTCAAACCAGGGACAACTAAATAACTTTTTACAGGCTTATGACAGCCCTGAAACACTTTTTGAAAGCCTGCTGTACCGCGAAGATGCAGGCGGACGTAAGGTAGACCGCTGGAGCGTTTTGTTTTCTGATTTCCGTACACTGGAAAACCTGTTGCAGGGAACAAGCAAAAGCAATGGTATGGAATATGGGTTATCTTATACCGATGCGTCTCAAATTGGTGTTTTTGGATATGTACGCTATATACTGCCGGATACTGATGCTGCTGGTAAAGACATACACCGTGGCGACATTTTTTATGCCATAAATGGTACAACACTAAACAGGAGCAATTATCAGGAATTACTAAGCCAGGGTACATATACACTAAACCTTGCAGATGACATTAACGGCACAATTACACCAAATGGCAGGACTGTATCGCTTACCAAAAGTGAATATTCTGAAAATCCGGTATATATACACAACACTTATACAAGTGGCAGCCATAAAATAGGTTACCTTATGTATAATGGTTTTTACAGTAACTATGATGCTGAGCTTAATAATGCATTTGGACAATTTGCTTCAGAAGGGGTGACTGACCTGGTTTTGGACCTGCGCTATAACGGAGGCGGATCTGTACGCACGGCAACATATTTAGCCAGCATGATAACAGGCCAGTTTAATGGACAGCTATTTGCTCGCGAGCAATGGAATGCTAAATTACAGGCTTATCTCGAAAGCAATAATGCAAACTCGCTAGATAACCTGTTTACAGATAAACTAACTAATAACACTACAATAAACAGCCTTAACCTTAATAAAGTTTACATACTTACGTCTGGTACTACAGCATCTGCCAGCGAATTGGTTATTAACTGCCTGCAACCTTACATTGATGTAGTGGTTATAGGCGATACTACAACAGGTAAAAACGTGGGATCTGTAACATTGTATGACTCGCCTACTTTTTCTTCTAAAGACCGAAACGGCAGCCACAGATATGCAATGCAGCCTATAGTACTAAAAACGGTAAATAAAAGCGGGTTTGGTGAATATAGCGATGGCATAGCCCCTCAGGTTATATTAAAAGAAAAACTTACAACTCTTGGGATACTAGGCAATCCTGCTGAGCCGCTTTATGCAGCTGCAATAGCAAAGATTACACAACTAGGAAAGCCATTTTTACAAGATAATGAAACAGGACTAAAAACTTTTAAAGACAGTAAAAGTATAAGGCCATTTGGTAATGAAATGTACAAAGAAGAAATGCCAAACGGAAGCCTATACTTACTTAAAAACTTACAATAG
- a CDS encoding OmpA family protein: MKKAVLPLLLLCLSQGINAQEAKPTQEYDKWSIEVGAGINKPGRTFTEGYRTSRLAPITGELGVRYMFNNKFGLKLDAAYNQFKNADNSLDFKTTFMRLDLQGVINVGRILNFEDWTNRFGLLLHGGAGVFRMTFDDNALYSDAKDHGLNLIGGLTGQLRLSNSVVLTGDFTTSVNGVQNFNFDGNSTVSTNVVDGVLMTGTVGLTFYLGSKEKHADWYVYSVTDQLNELDKRVGDLETMMNDSDKDGVPDYLDAEPNTIAGVAVDSKGRNIDRNGNGVPDELESYLEKKEGELKSSATADLTDLINGGYVNVYFDFNADQPNPQSVNGVNFLIKYLKENPSKSADVIGYADEIGNTEYNKALSARRAENVKKILVDAGINASRLNIVGNGEDASVSKDSKYARQTVRRVTFIIK; the protein is encoded by the coding sequence ATGAAGAAAGCTGTACTCCCCCTATTACTGCTTTGCCTGTCGCAGGGTATAAATGCGCAGGAAGCTAAACCAACACAAGAATATGACAAATGGTCAATAGAAGTTGGTGCCGGTATTAACAAGCCCGGACGTACATTTACAGAAGGTTACAGGACTTCGCGTCTTGCACCTATTACTGGTGAACTTGGTGTGCGTTATATGTTTAACAACAAATTTGGTTTGAAGCTTGATGCAGCTTACAACCAATTTAAGAATGCCGACAACAGTCTGGATTTCAAAACTACATTTATGAGATTAGACCTACAAGGTGTAATTAACGTAGGTAGAATCCTTAATTTTGAAGACTGGACAAATAGGTTCGGTTTGTTACTACATGGTGGTGCCGGTGTATTTAGAATGACTTTTGATGATAATGCACTTTATAGTGATGCTAAGGATCATGGTCTTAACTTAATAGGCGGTCTTACAGGTCAGCTTAGGCTTTCTAATAGTGTTGTGCTTACAGGAGACTTTACAACATCTGTAAATGGTGTACAAAACTTTAACTTTGATGGTAACTCTACAGTTAGCACAAACGTTGTTGACGGTGTGTTAATGACTGGTACAGTAGGTCTTACTTTCTACCTTGGTAGTAAAGAGAAACATGCTGACTGGTATGTATATAGTGTAACAGATCAGCTTAATGAGCTTGATAAGCGTGTAGGCGATCTTGAAACAATGATGAATGACTCTGATAAAGATGGTGTGCCTGATTATCTTGATGCTGAACCAAATACTATTGCTGGTGTAGCTGTAGATAGCAAAGGTCGTAACATTGACCGTAATGGTAACGGTGTACCTGATGAACTTGAGTCTTACCTAGAGAAAAAAGAAGGTGAACTTAAATCTTCTGCTACTGCAGACCTTACAGATCTTATCAACGGTGGTTACGTTAACGTATACTTCGACTTTAATGCAGATCAACCAAATCCACAGTCTGTTAATGGTGTTAACTTCCTGATCAAATATCTGAAAGAAAACCCATCTAAATCTGCTGATGTAATAGGTTATGCTGATGAAATTGGTAATACTGAATACAACAAAGCACTATCTGCAAGAAGAGCTGAAAATGTTAAGAAAATCCTTGTTGATGCAGGTATCAACGCTTCAAGGCTTAACATAGTTGGTAACGGTGAAGATGCTTCTGTTAGCAAAGATTCTAAATATGCCCGTCAAACTGTACGTAGGGTAACATTTATTATCAAATAA
- a CDS encoding NAD-dependent succinate-semialdehyde dehydrogenase, which yields MFSTINPHTAISIADHQYIADSEAGIIAEKSLVAFQSWRSENIGERLNFIKSLILTLTKNKRLLAHQAVLEMGKPLKQALAEVDKCKLLCEFYLQNSDFFLSGKNIDTDGTESYTIYEPLGPVLAIMPWNFPYWQVFRFAIPTIIAGNTVLVKHASNVAGCAQLIENLFSEAGFPQNIYTNVLISGSQVKNLIDNPSVKAISLTGSEKAGASAASAAAAQIKKSVLELGGSNALIILADADLEKTIPEAVTARFQNAGQSCIAAKRFLVHSSIYDKFIKEFTKQVAALKMGDPMDEATYIGPLARVDLAEEVEKQVNDSVAMGAKIVTGGKRNNAFYTPTVLTNITIDMPVFKEEVFGPAVPVLAFDTFEEAVELSNATGFGLGVSIFTTDIENIKQKIHLFEEGAVFINAMVKSDPALPFGGIKRSGFGRELAENGIKEFVNVKTVYIR from the coding sequence ATGTTCTCTACAATCAATCCTCATACAGCTATTTCGATAGCTGATCATCAATACATTGCAGATTCCGAAGCAGGCATTATAGCCGAAAAATCGTTGGTTGCTTTTCAGTCCTGGAGGTCTGAAAACATTGGTGAAAGACTAAACTTTATCAAAAGTTTAATACTTACTTTAACAAAAAACAAACGTTTACTCGCGCATCAGGCTGTTTTAGAAATGGGTAAACCATTAAAACAAGCTTTAGCTGAGGTGGACAAATGTAAGCTTTTATGCGAATTTTACCTACAAAATTCAGATTTTTTTTTATCAGGCAAAAATATAGATACTGATGGTACAGAAAGTTACACTATTTATGAACCTTTAGGGCCTGTTTTAGCCATCATGCCATGGAACTTTCCGTACTGGCAGGTTTTTCGTTTTGCTATACCTACCATCATTGCAGGAAACACTGTTTTAGTTAAACATGCGAGCAATGTAGCCGGGTGTGCTCAACTTATTGAAAACTTATTTTCTGAAGCAGGATTTCCTCAAAACATCTATACAAACGTGCTCATTTCGGGCAGTCAGGTAAAAAACCTTATAGACAACCCATCTGTTAAAGCCATTTCTTTAACCGGTAGCGAAAAGGCAGGAGCCTCAGCCGCATCGGCAGCTGCGGCACAAATAAAAAAATCTGTATTAGAACTCGGCGGCAGTAATGCCCTGATTATTTTAGCTGATGCTGATCTTGAAAAGACAATACCTGAAGCCGTAACAGCACGTTTTCAAAATGCCGGACAAAGTTGCATTGCTGCTAAACGCTTTTTAGTACATTCATCTATATATGACAAATTTATTAAAGAATTTACAAAACAGGTAGCTGCTTTAAAAATGGGAGATCCAATGGATGAAGCCACATACATAGGCCCGCTTGCACGTGTAGACCTGGCTGAAGAAGTAGAAAAGCAGGTAAATGACTCTGTAGCGATGGGAGCTAAAATAGTTACCGGTGGCAAACGCAATAATGCGTTTTACACCCCCACGGTACTAACAAACATTACCATAGACATGCCTGTTTTTAAAGAAGAAGTCTTTGGTCCGGCTGTTCCTGTGCTTGCTTTTGACACTTTTGAAGAAGCTGTTGAACTAAGTAATGCAACCGGTTTTGGATTAGGCGTATCTATTTTTACAACAGACATAGAAAACATCAAACAAAAAATACATCTTTTTGAAGAAGGAGCCGTATTTATAAATGCAATGGTAAAATCTGACCCTGCCCTACCCTTTGGTGGTATAAAACGCTCTGGTTTTGGCCGGGAACTTGCCGAAAACGGTATTAAAGAATTTGTAAATGTAAAAACGGTTTATATCAGGTAA